One window of Flavobacterium dauae genomic DNA carries:
- a CDS encoding single-stranded DNA-binding protein, which produces MSTLRNSVRLVGRVGNTPETKTFDNGTKVSLSLATSDFYYNDKKEKIETTQWHNIIAWGKTAELIQKYVEKGKEIAVEGKLTYRTYEDKEGVKRSITEIVINEVLFF; this is translated from the coding sequence AGTACATTAAGAAACAGTGTTCGTCTTGTAGGAAGAGTAGGTAACACACCGGAAACAAAAACTTTTGACAACGGTACAAAAGTATCTTTATCGTTAGCAACCAGCGATTTTTATTACAACGATAAAAAAGAAAAAATAGAAACCACCCAATGGCACAATATTATTGCGTGGGGCAAAACCGCAGAGCTGATTCAGAAATACGTAGAAAAAGGGAAGGAAATTGCCGTTGAAGGTAAATTAACTTATCGCACCTATGAAGACAAAGAAGGTGTAAAACGCAGCATTACCGAAATTGTGATTAACGAAGTGTTATTCTTTTAA